The genomic segment TTTTCCTGAACACGATGAAAGAACTCCCCACAACCTTGATGCTCTCCCCGACAGGTTTCCGCACGCTGACAACCCACCTGTGGACAGCGCAAACAAACGGCGATTGGGCGCTTGCCGCCGCCCCTGCCCTGGTCATTGTGGCGGTTTCGGCGCTCTCGCTTGTGTTCATCCTGCGGGATGGCGCTGGCAACCATTAACACCCCTAACATTTCCTCAGCGCTGATGGATTCTCCGGCACTCATCGTCGCCCAACTGCATAAAACGTTTGGCAGCCAACCCGCCTTGCGCGGCGTTTCGCTGACGGTTTACGCTGGCGAGATCATGGCGCTTTTGGGCGCAAGCGGCTGCGGAAAAACAACGCTCTTGCGGGTGATTGCCGGCTTTGAGCAGCCGGATACCCCACAGGGCGGGACGATCTCGATTGGCGGGCGGGTGGTTGCCGGAGATGGTGTGCAAACCCCACCGGAATTGCGGCGGGTGGGAATGGTCTTTCAAGATTACGCGCTTTTTCCCCATCTGAATGTGGCGGAGAACATCGCCTTTGGGGTGAAAGGCAACGCCACCGCCAAAGCGAGCCGCACTACCGAACTGTTGGATTTGGTTGGGCTGGAGGGGTTTCGCCAACGGATGCCCCATGAGTTATCCGGCGGGCAGCAGCAGCGCGTTGCCCTTGCACGCGCCCTCGCTCCGCAGCCGGATATGCTGCTTTTGGACGAGCCATTCTCGAACCTAGATGCCGCGCTGCGGGGAATGATGCGCGTTGAAATACGGGCGATCTTGCGACGGGTGGGGATAACAGGTGTTTTCGTCACCCACGATCAAGAGGAAGCGCTGAGCCTTGCAGATCGGGTGGCGGTCATGGCAGAGGGGCATATCGTCCAGTGTGATACGCCGGAGGTCATTTACAATGCGCCGATCAACCGAAAGGTGGCGTCCTTCATTGGTGAGGCGTCGTTCTTGGCGGGGATAGGGCGAGGGGAAACGGTGCGCTGTGCGCTAGGCGATTTGCCCTTAGACGAACCGAGAACGGGCGCGGTGGCGGTTATGATTCGCCCGGAGATGGTGCGCCTGACGCCCGCTGCGGAGTGGGCAGATGGCGACACCTCTGGCGAGGGGCGCGTTTTGTGGCGGGAGTATTACGGGCGCGATCAACGGGTGGGGGTGGCGCTTGGGGAAAGCGTGATCATCGCCCGCGTAGAGGCGTCGCCGCCCTACACGGCGGGGATGGGGGTGCGGGTAGCAGTGCGCGGCAAGGTGCGGGCATTTGCGGGCGGGTGAGACATCGCCCGCCGCTAAAGCAGCGGGCGAAGAACGCCCCCCCTACGGGGCTTGGAATGCGCCCTCACCCCCTAGCCCCCTCCCCCGCAAGGGGAGGGGGAATCCATGCGCCGCACCAAGAAAGGGATGCCGCCTGGGGTGTCCGCGCTTGACCGGCGCACCCATCTTCCGTTTTAAGCCCCAACGGGGTGATTCGTCCTAGCGCGAGGGCTTTAGCCCCGCACCAACGCATGTTCGTACCTCGGAGGGGTGCATCGTGTGCGCGCTATCCACAAGCAGCCCGCAGCGCAGCCGCCAATGATCGCACAGCCGGAAGCCCTTCCTTTTCATACAGACGAATCAAGGCACTAGCGACGATCACGCCATCGGCGTGGGCGGCAACCCCCCGCGCCTGTTCTGGCGTGCTGATCCCAAAGCCCACAGCAAGGGGAAGCGGCGTTTCCGCCCGGACGCGCCTCACATAACTGACCAGATCGGGTGGGAGCGCTGCCCGTGCGCCAGTGACGCCCGTCACCGAGACAAGGTAGATGAAGCCG from the Anaerolineales bacterium genome contains:
- a CDS encoding ABC transporter ATP-binding protein, coding for MDSPALIVAQLHKTFGSQPALRGVSLTVYAGEIMALLGASGCGKTTLLRVIAGFEQPDTPQGGTISIGGRVVAGDGVQTPPELRRVGMVFQDYALFPHLNVAENIAFGVKGNATAKASRTTELLDLVGLEGFRQRMPHELSGGQQQRVALARALAPQPDMLLLDEPFSNLDAALRGMMRVEIRAILRRVGITGVFVTHDQEEALSLADRVAVMAEGHIVQCDTPEVIYNAPINRKVASFIGEASFLAGIGRGETVRCALGDLPLDEPRTGAVAVMIRPEMVRLTPAAEWADGDTSGEGRVLWREYYGRDQRVGVALGESVIIARVEASPPYTAGMGVRVAVRGKVRAFAGG